A single region of the Hylaeus volcanicus isolate JK05 chromosome 5, UHH_iyHylVolc1.0_haploid, whole genome shotgun sequence genome encodes:
- the LOC128877455 gene encoding fatty acid 2-hydroxylase-like produces MPSFARSPRDSISITTRTRNCRSVATGSMEMNANFGPEPSENLINNGEKREDKFLISYRGRFYDIRSFLRSHPGGSKALGYFKGRSLDKAFDQNPHSKSAFHLLEDFILNDREKYQEYEDLIDWNAPILRQVGNLGDKYWEWMNLPVNRKIRLFESNLLEIISITPWYFIPIVWVPVCIYFLYSGFATITNNYTGSAVFEALVSYAFGIFLWSILEYILHRKLFHFKPPATSKVLISLHFVIHGVHHKAPFDDRRLVFPPGAGLLVAKLLWLIYEALFSEKTIYFIAAGTTTGYICYDLIHYYLHHGSPNDGTYLYTMKRNHNYHHFSHHDLGFGISSNFWDYAFETNIYLRQLTKSIEW; encoded by the exons ATGCCGTCGTTTGCACGTTCGCCGCGGGATTCGATATCTATCACGACGCGCACTCGGAACTGCCGGTCGGTCGCGACCGGTTCGATGGAAATGAACGCGAATTTCGGCCCCGAACCGTCCGAGAATCTTATAAACAATGGTGAAAAAAGGGAGGATAAGTTTCTGATCAGTTATCGGGGCCGATTCTACGACATACGCAGCTTCCTAAGGTCTCATCCGGGCGGAAGTAAGGCGCTCGGTTACTTTAAAGGGCGTAGCTTGGACAAAGCCTTCGACCAAAATCCACACTCGAAAAGTGCGTTTCATCTGTTGGAGGACTTCATTTTGAACGACCgtgaaaaatatcaagaatacGAA gaCCTCATTGACTGGAATGCGCCTATACTTCGCCAAGTCGGGAACTTAGGCGACAAATATTGGGAATGGATGAATCTACCGGTAAATCGAAAGATTCGATTATTTGAATCAAATCTCTTGGAGATTATATCGATCACACCTTGGTACTTTATACCGATCGTCTGGGTCCCTGTGTGCATCTACTTCCTTTATTCAGGATTTGCAACAATCACCAACAATTATActg GAAGCGCCGTATTCGAAGCTTTGGTCTCGTACGCATTTGGTATATTTTTGTGGAGTATTTTAGAATACATACTTCACCGTaaactttttcactttaaGCCACCTGCTACCTCGAAAGTGCTTATCTCTTTGCATTTCGTGATTCACGGGGTTCACCACAAG GCACCGTTCGACGATAGGAGATTGGTGTTTCCTCCTGGAGCGGGTTTATTagtagcgaaattgttgtggTTAATTTACGAAGCATTATTCTCTGAGAAgacgatttattttatcgcCGCTGGTACTACAACAG GCTACATCTGTTAcgatttaattcattattatttacaccATGGATCACCGAATGATGGGACTTATTTATACACCATGAAAAGAAACCACAATTATCACCATTTCTCGCATCACGATCTAG GCTTCGGAATTAGCAGTAACTTTTGGGATTACGCGTtcgaaacgaatatttatttacgccAATTAACCAAATCGATAGAATGGTGA
- the LOC128877452 gene encoding sodium- and chloride-dependent transporter XTRP3 isoform X1: MVVKNENTRNGHELAPLNDNRQPGQNVTIVVSGTQNVAAGPETKEENRAAWSGKMQFFLSIIGYSVGLGNIWRFPYLCQQNGGGAFLIPFFVMLILEGVPLFLIELGLGQRMRQGALGVWNTIHPWLGGIGIASCIVTFFVALYYNVIITWCFYYLFNSLEAVTVKFGEPLPWAKCPEVDGKPVEECVKSSETAYFWYRTTLDAAPSIEAGQSLKWWIVLCLLLSWVVVFFIVMKGIQSSGKVVYFTSMFPYLVLTIFFIRGITLKGASAGLAHMYTPKIEKLLEPTVWLDAATQVFYSFGLAFGSLIAFGSYNTPDNNCVRDVLLVSGCNAFTAIYASVVIFAILGFKAMTNVDKCIASNKDLLIENGFIAHENITIDEYEDIVNKWNATAMNMTLSRCSLSEQLDNAAEGTGLAFIVFTQAIVELPGAPFWSCIFFLMLLALGLGSQIGILEGMLCVIFDIDLFKRIKKQYMTGVVCTVCFFVGLIFCTGAGEYWLKMFDSFAGTIGLVMVALMEMISVIFIYGHEKFTKDIEEMTGYRPGTYWQVTWRFLAPIIMVCILLSSIASMFIKKPTYSAWDASQGVAVATSYPSWVLAIAVVIIFAGVAPIPIVFLLRRFQCVKLDVDIHQGSIRRIDTTVSTKEMMGDVDLDEYHDRLEDFPEEDEDINSDDDNNSGPPMTKIVSNKLHQGKPFKMEVMDF, from the exons ATGGTAGTGAAGAACGAGAACACGAGGAATGGGCACGAGTTGGCTCCGTTGAACGACAATCGTCAGCCCGGCCAGAACGTGACGATCGTCGTAAGCGGCACGCAAAATGTAGCCGCCGGTCCAGAGACGAAGGAGGAGAACAGAGCAGCATGGAGCGGCAAGATGCAGTTTTTCCTCAGTATTATCGGATACAGCGTGGGACTTGGGAATATCTGGAGGTTCCCTTACCTGTGCCAACAGAACGGTGGAG GTGCCTTTCTCATCCCCTTCTTCGTGATGCTAATCCTAGAGGGTGTACCCCTATTTTTGATCGAGCTGGGTCTCGGTCAACGTATGCGGCAGGGCGCCCTTGGCGTATGGAACACGATACACCCGTGGCTAGGAGGCATAGGAATAGCCTCGTGTATCGTCACCTTCTTCGTAGCGCTTTACTACAACGTCATCATCACCTGGTGCTTCTACTACCTTTTCAATTCGCTCGAG GCTGTCACGGTTAAATTCGGC GAGCCGTTGCCTTGGGCGAAGTGTCCGGAAGTGGATGGCAAGCCCGTCGAGGAATGTGTCAAGAGTTCCGAAACTGCCTATTTCTGGTACCGAACCACGTTGGACGCGGCCCCGTCGATCGAAGCTGGTCAAAGTCTCAAGTGGTGGATCGTCCTTTGTCTGCTGTTGAGCTGGGTCGTCGTCTTCTTTATCGTGATGAAGGGGATACAGTCCTCTGGAAAG GTGGTATATTTTACATCCATGTTCCCGTATTTGGTGCTTActatcttttttattcgtgGAATAACGTTAAAAGGTGCCAGCGCTGGATTGGCCCATATGTACACGCCAAAG ATCGAGAAACTGTTAGAGCCGACGGTCTGGCTCGATGCAGCGACGCAGGTTTTTTACAGTTTCGGGCTAGCGTTCGGCTCCTTGATCGCGTTCGGGTCGTACAACACCCCGGACAACAACTGCGTCCGGGACGTGCTCCTGGTCAGCGGTTGTAACGCCTTCACCGCTATTTACGCGAGCGTCGTTATATTCGCCATTCTAGGCTTCAAGGCGATGACGAACGTCGATAAGTGCATCGCCAG TAACAAAGACTTACTTATCGAGAACGGATTTATAGCTCACGAGAACATCACTATAGACGAGTACGAGGATATCGTAAATAAGTGGAACGCGACGGCGATGAACATGACGCTTAGCAGGTGTAGCCTGAGCGAGCAGTTGGATAAC GCCGCCGAAGGAACGGGGCTGGCTTTCATAGTATTTACACAGGCGATAGTCGAGTTGCCTGGCGCGCCATTTTGGTCCTGTATCTTCTTCCTGATGCTCCTAGCCCTCGGTCTGGGCTCGCAGATCGGTATACTCGAGGGCATGCTGTGCGTCATCTTCGACATTGATTTGTTCAAGCGAATAAAGAAGCAGTACATGACAG GGGTGGTTTGCACCGTCTGCTTCTTCGTGGGTCTGATTTTCTGCACTGGCGCTGGGGAATACTGGCTCAAAATGTTCGACAGTTTCGCTGGTACCATCGGCCTGGTGATGGTCGCGCTCATGGAAATGATATCCGTCATCTTCATCTACGGCCACGAAAA GTTCACGAAAGACATAGAGGAAATGACAGGATACAGACCAGGGACGTATTGGCAGGTCACCTGGCGATTCCTCGCCCCCATAATTATGGTTTGCATCCTTCTTTCCAGCATTGCGTCTATGTTTATCAAGAAGCCCACGTATTCAGCGTGGGACGCCTCGCAG GGTGTAGCGGTGGCCACCAGTTATCCCAGTTGGGTGCTGGCCATAGCAGTCGTCATCATTTTCGCCGGGGTCGCGCCAATACCGATCGTCTTTCTTTTGAGACGGTTCCAATGCGTCAAGCTGGACGTTGACATCCACCAGGGAAGTATACGACGCATCGATACCACTGTTTCCACCAAGGAAATGATGGGTGACGTTGAT CTGGACGAGTACCACGATCGTCTCGAAGACTTCCCCGAGGAGGACGAGGACATAAACAGCGACGACGACAACAACAGCGGGCCCCCCATGACGAAGATCGTCTCCAACAAGCTCCATCAGGGTAAACCGTTCAAAATGGAGGTAATGGACTTTTAA
- the LOC128877454 gene encoding venom serine protease 34-like, with amino-acid sequence MTKAIWLLGWLTLLIASRHSEGQQCNYYQDMIAGTTYYVYNPSYPNYYQGSQSCIWTLRSPTRINFTCSVFELPDTPNCVGDRMAVQISPDTTQLYCGSKTFSVESESEEMIITFTAYGWTRGRFLCIARTTTVAEPCRCGWKNPSRIVGGTETGVHEFPMMAGMVDATTRRVYCGGTIISPSHVVTAAHCIVNRNITTIGVVVGEHDPYTGTDTNATVLYRVKSVIIHPEYVRELFLNDIAVVELDGKIRFSNEIGPACLPFQHSPDTFGGAYVDLLGWGSTDFGGPPSSTLQKVTVSVITNLECSAIYPTININRDTICTYGKGKDGCQMDSGGPVLWQNPTTRRVSLVGIISQGSGCGISAGVNCRVGGYVDWIASVTPNTIYCMVE; translated from the exons ATGACGAAAG CGATATGGTTGCTTGGCTGGCTAACGCTGTTGATCGCATCCAGACACAGCGAGGGCCAACAATGCAATTATTACCAAGATATGATCGCTGGTACCACGTACTACGTTTACAACCCGAGTTATCCGAATTACTATCAAGGATCTCAGTCGTGCATCTGGACCCTGAGGAGCCCCACTCGAATCAACTTCACCTGCTCTGTATTTGAGTTACCAGAC ACCCCGAACTGCGTCGGGGACAGAATGGCCGTCCAAATAAGTCCAGACACCACTCAACTGTACTGTGGCTCGAAAACATTCAGTGTGGAGTCTGAAAGTGAGGAGATGATCATCACGTTTACAGCGTACGGATGGACACGGGGTCGATTCCTTTGCATAGCGCGAACTACCACCGTTGCCGAGCCTTGTCGATGCGGATGGAAGAATCCT TCTAGAATTGTTGGTGGCACGGAGACAGGGGTGCACGAGTTTCCTATGATGGCTGGGATGGTGGACGCTACAACACGACGCGTGTACTGCGGTGGTACCATAATATCCCCTTCGCACGTGGTGACGGCAGCTCATTGCATCGTAAACAGAAATATCACGACGATTGGAGTTGTGGTGGGCGAACACGACCCATACACAG GGACAGACACGAATGCCACGGTGCTGTATCGCGTCAAGAGCGTCATCATCCACCCGGAGTACGTTCGCGAATTGTTCCTGAACGACATAGCTGTCGTTGAACTGGATGGGAAGATACGTTTCAGTAACGAGATTGGCCCCGCTTGTCTACCCTTTCAACATTCGCCGGACACTTTTGGTGGCGCCTACGTCGATTTATTGG GCTGGGGATCGACGGATTTCGGCGGACCACCGTCCAGCACCCTCCAAAAGGTCACGGTAAGCGTGATCACGAACCTCGAATGCTCGGCTATCTATCCtaccataaatataaatagagaTACGATATGCACCTACGGGAAAGGAAAGGACGGATGCCAG ATGGACAGCGGTGGGCCAGTTCTGTGGCAGAATCCCACGACCAGGCGAGTTTCACTCGTGGGAATTATCAGTCAGGGTAGCGGTTGCGGAATCTCGGCCGGCGTGAACTGCAGAGTCGGCGGTTACGTGGATTGGATTGCCTCGGTAACCCCAA ACACCATTTACTGCATGGTCGAATAA
- the LOC128877453 gene encoding protein Cep89 homolog isoform X1, with protein METCVCVCKRMSVTNDNLETTYKPVYRRRRVSKARHMFKMHNACKDLPDYVTEDGNDYEGDIPLTTKSNRCRRNRKLSKESNEQQMFDEGDADSGIISSRIRDKHVSKDTLRIANEYHKLDKCYKNVQDECRKLNSLMEEREAEYHQLCSRYETVVQMMKEMEDTRVDLVKYNRKLEAEKIQSSEDVALLKCIVYQLNAELERYQDKLKDQKLGTDFVKNNEKAEKYNQHVWGGINFHTLGPLLNAYQENLSEKQELVNMYEQEMADFGSRCKEIVAENELMHKEVENLRIECARYAQEIKSLVENSASLKKQNDILQKETTGLKKEAKEICSLYEAKMEAILKRNEALKKEHTISASELSNLKGKYEILSKEFEKVKNKEEQTVPTIVHTTAIEECRTLLEELKHQYESEKRNLCNHIKRIEENQPENEKQLVMITAERNHLKILVDKLESNLKRTQRKYENIQTLVYSTRVSRDSLKEQLNKATAYCEELFSEYERIVTEREKLLGLLRETEKENATIDRLGKTINSRVDGLKNQLENVQKGAKHQVESVEKRIKLQELRVRQMKRKYRRKIQNLKDTIKQKDDKILKLQEKHTSRNNSVPDLSKPVDDEKLQISEDKINKL; from the exons ATGGAgacgtgtgtgtgtgt TTGTAAAAGAATGTCTGTCACAAACGATAATTTGGAAACGACGTATAAACCAGTTTATCGTCGCAGACGCGTTTCAAAAGCTAGACATATGTTTAAAATGCACAATGCTTGCAAAGATTTACCAGACTATGTAACCGAAGATGGTAATGATTACGAAGGTGACATACCTTTGACAACTAAAAGCAATAGATgtagaagaaatagaaaattgtctAAGGAAAGTAATGAACAACAAATGTTTGATGAAGGTGATGCAGACTCag GTATTATTTCTTCAAGAATAAGAGACAAACATGTTTCAAAAGATACATTGAGAATAGCTAATGAATATCACAAATTAGATAAATGCTACAAGAATGTTCAAGATGAGTGTCGAAAGTTAAATAGTTTAATGGAAGAGCGAGAAGCAGAGTATCATCAATTATGTTCGAGATATGAAACAGTAGTACAAATGATGAAGGAAATGGAAGACACAAGAGTTGATTTGGTAAAATACAATAGAAAACTTGAGGCTGAGAAAATTCAATCAAGCGAAGATGTAgcattattaaaatgtatcgtTTACCAGCTAAATGCTGAATTAGAAAGATATCAAGACAAATTAAAAGACCAAAAACTTGGAACAGACttcgtaaaaaataatgaaaaagcAGAAAAGTACAATCAACACGTTTGGGGtggtattaattttcatacattggGTCCACTTTTAAATGCTTATCAAGAAAACTTGTCAGAAAAACAAGAATTGGTGAACATGTATGAGCAAGAAATGGCCGATTTTGGAAGCAGATGTAAAGAAATAGTCGCAGAGAACGAACTTATGCATAAAGAAGTGGAAAATTTGAGGATAGAGTGTGCCAGGTATGCACAGGAAATAAAGTCATTGGTTGAGAATAGTGCATCACTGAAAAAACAGAATGATATCCTGCAAAAAGAAACTACAGGTCTCAAGAAAGAagcaaaagaaatttgttcgcTGTACGAAGCAAAAATGGAAGCAATCTTAAAACGTAATGAAGCACTTAAAAAGGAACACACAATTAGTGCATCAGAACTGAGCAATCTCAAAGGAAAGTACGAGATCTTAAGCAAAGAGTTCGaaaaggttaaaaataaagaggaGCAAACAGTCCCTACTATCGTTCATACTACTGCTATCGAAGAATGTAGGACGTTATTGGAAGAATTAAAGCATCAATATGAGAGCGAAAAACGTAATTTATGCAATCATATAAAACGTATAGAAGAGAATCAgccagaaaatgaaaaacaactCGTAATGATTACAGCTGaaagaaatcatttaaaaatcctCGTTGACAAACTAGAAAGCAATCTCAA GCGCACACAACGTAAATATGAGAACATACAAACCCTTGTATATTCTACACGCGTTTCACGTGATTCGTTGAAAGAACAATTGAATAAGGCAACCGCTTATTGCGAAGAATTGTTTTCCGAGTACGAAAGGATTGTTACAGAGAGGGAAAAGTTACTAGGCCTTTTGCGTGaaacggaaaaagaaaatgcaacCATCGATCGTCTTGGAAAAACCATTAATAGCCGAGTGGATGGATTAAAAAATCAACTGGAG aaCGTCCAAAAAGGCGCGAAACATCAAGTTGAATCTGTCGAGAAGCGTATAAAATTACAAGAGCTCCGAGTACGTCAGATGAAACGTAAATATCGTCGtaaaatacagaatttaaaagatacaatCAAGCAGAAAgacgataaaattttaaaattacaagaaaagcATACTAGTCGAAATAATTCGGTCCCAGATTTATCTAAACCTGTAGATGACGAGAAACTTCAAATATctgaagataaaattaataagctTTAG
- the LOC128877452 gene encoding sodium- and chloride-dependent transporter XTRP3 isoform X2 — translation MVVKNENTRNGHELAPLNDNRQPGQNVTIVVSGTQNVAAGPETKEENRAAWSGKMQFFLSIIGYSVGLGNIWRFPYLCQQNGGGAFLIPFFVMLILEGVPLFLIELGLGQRMRQGALGVWNTIHPWLGGIGIASCIVTFFVALYYNVIITWCFYYLFNSLEEPLPWAKCPEVDGKPVEECVKSSETAYFWYRTTLDAAPSIEAGQSLKWWIVLCLLLSWVVVFFIVMKGIQSSGKVVYFTSMFPYLVLTIFFIRGITLKGASAGLAHMYTPKIEKLLEPTVWLDAATQVFYSFGLAFGSLIAFGSYNTPDNNCVRDVLLVSGCNAFTAIYASVVIFAILGFKAMTNVDKCIASNKDLLIENGFIAHENITIDEYEDIVNKWNATAMNMTLSRCSLSEQLDNAAEGTGLAFIVFTQAIVELPGAPFWSCIFFLMLLALGLGSQIGILEGMLCVIFDIDLFKRIKKQYMTGVVCTVCFFVGLIFCTGAGEYWLKMFDSFAGTIGLVMVALMEMISVIFIYGHEKFTKDIEEMTGYRPGTYWQVTWRFLAPIIMVCILLSSIASMFIKKPTYSAWDASQGVAVATSYPSWVLAIAVVIIFAGVAPIPIVFLLRRFQCVKLDVDIHQGSIRRIDTTVSTKEMMGDVDLDEYHDRLEDFPEEDEDINSDDDNNSGPPMTKIVSNKLHQGKPFKMEVMDF, via the exons ATGGTAGTGAAGAACGAGAACACGAGGAATGGGCACGAGTTGGCTCCGTTGAACGACAATCGTCAGCCCGGCCAGAACGTGACGATCGTCGTAAGCGGCACGCAAAATGTAGCCGCCGGTCCAGAGACGAAGGAGGAGAACAGAGCAGCATGGAGCGGCAAGATGCAGTTTTTCCTCAGTATTATCGGATACAGCGTGGGACTTGGGAATATCTGGAGGTTCCCTTACCTGTGCCAACAGAACGGTGGAG GTGCCTTTCTCATCCCCTTCTTCGTGATGCTAATCCTAGAGGGTGTACCCCTATTTTTGATCGAGCTGGGTCTCGGTCAACGTATGCGGCAGGGCGCCCTTGGCGTATGGAACACGATACACCCGTGGCTAGGAGGCATAGGAATAGCCTCGTGTATCGTCACCTTCTTCGTAGCGCTTTACTACAACGTCATCATCACCTGGTGCTTCTACTACCTTTTCAATTCGCTCGAG GAGCCGTTGCCTTGGGCGAAGTGTCCGGAAGTGGATGGCAAGCCCGTCGAGGAATGTGTCAAGAGTTCCGAAACTGCCTATTTCTGGTACCGAACCACGTTGGACGCGGCCCCGTCGATCGAAGCTGGTCAAAGTCTCAAGTGGTGGATCGTCCTTTGTCTGCTGTTGAGCTGGGTCGTCGTCTTCTTTATCGTGATGAAGGGGATACAGTCCTCTGGAAAG GTGGTATATTTTACATCCATGTTCCCGTATTTGGTGCTTActatcttttttattcgtgGAATAACGTTAAAAGGTGCCAGCGCTGGATTGGCCCATATGTACACGCCAAAG ATCGAGAAACTGTTAGAGCCGACGGTCTGGCTCGATGCAGCGACGCAGGTTTTTTACAGTTTCGGGCTAGCGTTCGGCTCCTTGATCGCGTTCGGGTCGTACAACACCCCGGACAACAACTGCGTCCGGGACGTGCTCCTGGTCAGCGGTTGTAACGCCTTCACCGCTATTTACGCGAGCGTCGTTATATTCGCCATTCTAGGCTTCAAGGCGATGACGAACGTCGATAAGTGCATCGCCAG TAACAAAGACTTACTTATCGAGAACGGATTTATAGCTCACGAGAACATCACTATAGACGAGTACGAGGATATCGTAAATAAGTGGAACGCGACGGCGATGAACATGACGCTTAGCAGGTGTAGCCTGAGCGAGCAGTTGGATAAC GCCGCCGAAGGAACGGGGCTGGCTTTCATAGTATTTACACAGGCGATAGTCGAGTTGCCTGGCGCGCCATTTTGGTCCTGTATCTTCTTCCTGATGCTCCTAGCCCTCGGTCTGGGCTCGCAGATCGGTATACTCGAGGGCATGCTGTGCGTCATCTTCGACATTGATTTGTTCAAGCGAATAAAGAAGCAGTACATGACAG GGGTGGTTTGCACCGTCTGCTTCTTCGTGGGTCTGATTTTCTGCACTGGCGCTGGGGAATACTGGCTCAAAATGTTCGACAGTTTCGCTGGTACCATCGGCCTGGTGATGGTCGCGCTCATGGAAATGATATCCGTCATCTTCATCTACGGCCACGAAAA GTTCACGAAAGACATAGAGGAAATGACAGGATACAGACCAGGGACGTATTGGCAGGTCACCTGGCGATTCCTCGCCCCCATAATTATGGTTTGCATCCTTCTTTCCAGCATTGCGTCTATGTTTATCAAGAAGCCCACGTATTCAGCGTGGGACGCCTCGCAG GGTGTAGCGGTGGCCACCAGTTATCCCAGTTGGGTGCTGGCCATAGCAGTCGTCATCATTTTCGCCGGGGTCGCGCCAATACCGATCGTCTTTCTTTTGAGACGGTTCCAATGCGTCAAGCTGGACGTTGACATCCACCAGGGAAGTATACGACGCATCGATACCACTGTTTCCACCAAGGAAATGATGGGTGACGTTGAT CTGGACGAGTACCACGATCGTCTCGAAGACTTCCCCGAGGAGGACGAGGACATAAACAGCGACGACGACAACAACAGCGGGCCCCCCATGACGAAGATCGTCTCCAACAAGCTCCATCAGGGTAAACCGTTCAAAATGGAGGTAATGGACTTTTAA
- the LOC128877453 gene encoding protein Cep89 homolog isoform X2, whose protein sequence is MSVTNDNLETTYKPVYRRRRVSKARHMFKMHNACKDLPDYVTEDGNDYEGDIPLTTKSNRCRRNRKLSKESNEQQMFDEGDADSGIISSRIRDKHVSKDTLRIANEYHKLDKCYKNVQDECRKLNSLMEEREAEYHQLCSRYETVVQMMKEMEDTRVDLVKYNRKLEAEKIQSSEDVALLKCIVYQLNAELERYQDKLKDQKLGTDFVKNNEKAEKYNQHVWGGINFHTLGPLLNAYQENLSEKQELVNMYEQEMADFGSRCKEIVAENELMHKEVENLRIECARYAQEIKSLVENSASLKKQNDILQKETTGLKKEAKEICSLYEAKMEAILKRNEALKKEHTISASELSNLKGKYEILSKEFEKVKNKEEQTVPTIVHTTAIEECRTLLEELKHQYESEKRNLCNHIKRIEENQPENEKQLVMITAERNHLKILVDKLESNLKRTQRKYENIQTLVYSTRVSRDSLKEQLNKATAYCEELFSEYERIVTEREKLLGLLRETEKENATIDRLGKTINSRVDGLKNQLENVQKGAKHQVESVEKRIKLQELRVRQMKRKYRRKIQNLKDTIKQKDDKILKLQEKHTSRNNSVPDLSKPVDDEKLQISEDKINKL, encoded by the exons ATGTCTGTCACAAACGATAATTTGGAAACGACGTATAAACCAGTTTATCGTCGCAGACGCGTTTCAAAAGCTAGACATATGTTTAAAATGCACAATGCTTGCAAAGATTTACCAGACTATGTAACCGAAGATGGTAATGATTACGAAGGTGACATACCTTTGACAACTAAAAGCAATAGATgtagaagaaatagaaaattgtctAAGGAAAGTAATGAACAACAAATGTTTGATGAAGGTGATGCAGACTCag GTATTATTTCTTCAAGAATAAGAGACAAACATGTTTCAAAAGATACATTGAGAATAGCTAATGAATATCACAAATTAGATAAATGCTACAAGAATGTTCAAGATGAGTGTCGAAAGTTAAATAGTTTAATGGAAGAGCGAGAAGCAGAGTATCATCAATTATGTTCGAGATATGAAACAGTAGTACAAATGATGAAGGAAATGGAAGACACAAGAGTTGATTTGGTAAAATACAATAGAAAACTTGAGGCTGAGAAAATTCAATCAAGCGAAGATGTAgcattattaaaatgtatcgtTTACCAGCTAAATGCTGAATTAGAAAGATATCAAGACAAATTAAAAGACCAAAAACTTGGAACAGACttcgtaaaaaataatgaaaaagcAGAAAAGTACAATCAACACGTTTGGGGtggtattaattttcatacattggGTCCACTTTTAAATGCTTATCAAGAAAACTTGTCAGAAAAACAAGAATTGGTGAACATGTATGAGCAAGAAATGGCCGATTTTGGAAGCAGATGTAAAGAAATAGTCGCAGAGAACGAACTTATGCATAAAGAAGTGGAAAATTTGAGGATAGAGTGTGCCAGGTATGCACAGGAAATAAAGTCATTGGTTGAGAATAGTGCATCACTGAAAAAACAGAATGATATCCTGCAAAAAGAAACTACAGGTCTCAAGAAAGAagcaaaagaaatttgttcgcTGTACGAAGCAAAAATGGAAGCAATCTTAAAACGTAATGAAGCACTTAAAAAGGAACACACAATTAGTGCATCAGAACTGAGCAATCTCAAAGGAAAGTACGAGATCTTAAGCAAAGAGTTCGaaaaggttaaaaataaagaggaGCAAACAGTCCCTACTATCGTTCATACTACTGCTATCGAAGAATGTAGGACGTTATTGGAAGAATTAAAGCATCAATATGAGAGCGAAAAACGTAATTTATGCAATCATATAAAACGTATAGAAGAGAATCAgccagaaaatgaaaaacaactCGTAATGATTACAGCTGaaagaaatcatttaaaaatcctCGTTGACAAACTAGAAAGCAATCTCAA GCGCACACAACGTAAATATGAGAACATACAAACCCTTGTATATTCTACACGCGTTTCACGTGATTCGTTGAAAGAACAATTGAATAAGGCAACCGCTTATTGCGAAGAATTGTTTTCCGAGTACGAAAGGATTGTTACAGAGAGGGAAAAGTTACTAGGCCTTTTGCGTGaaacggaaaaagaaaatgcaacCATCGATCGTCTTGGAAAAACCATTAATAGCCGAGTGGATGGATTAAAAAATCAACTGGAG aaCGTCCAAAAAGGCGCGAAACATCAAGTTGAATCTGTCGAGAAGCGTATAAAATTACAAGAGCTCCGAGTACGTCAGATGAAACGTAAATATCGTCGtaaaatacagaatttaaaagatacaatCAAGCAGAAAgacgataaaattttaaaattacaagaaaagcATACTAGTCGAAATAATTCGGTCCCAGATTTATCTAAACCTGTAGATGACGAGAAACTTCAAATATctgaagataaaattaataagctTTAG